The proteins below come from a single Sorghum bicolor cultivar BTx623 chromosome 4, Sorghum_bicolor_NCBIv3, whole genome shotgun sequence genomic window:
- the LOC8055325 gene encoding deoxyhypusine hydroxylase-B, which yields MAATSAFESSPEMERFLCERLLDAEQPIAERFRALFSLRNLRGDAPRRALLQAARDPSNLLAHEAAFALGQMQDAEAIPALVAVLKDLSLHPIVRHEAAEALGAIGLEKSIPLLEESLTTDPAVEVQETCELALRRIEEQKKANGAESTVASPFLSVDPALPAKHGLSVDQLRDLLLNEQESMYERYAALFALRNDGGDAAVSAIVAALSVKSALLRHEVAYVLGQLQNKAASDALSTVLKDVCEHPMVRHEAAEALGSIADQESIALLEEFAKDPEPIVSQSCEVALSMLEYERSGKSFEFLFLQTPHVQS from the exons ATGGCGGCCACCTCCGCGTTCGAGTCATCCCCGGAGATGGAGCGGTTCCTCTGCGAGCGGCTGTTGGACGCGGAGCAGCCCATCGCAGAGCGCTTCCGGGCGCTCTTCTCCCTCCGCAACCTCCGCGGGGatgcgccgcgccgcgccctcctccAAG CTGCAAGGGATCCTTCTAACTTGCTTGCCCATGAGGCTGCATTTGCACTTGGACAAATGCAGGATGCTGAGGCTATTCCTGCACTGGTGGCAGTGCTCAAAGATCTTTCTCTACATCCAATTGTCCGCCATGAG GCAGCAGAAGCTCTTGGAGCTATTGGCCTGGAAAAGAGCATCCCCCTGTTGGAGGAAAGTTTAACAACTGATCCTGCTGTGGAGGTACAAGAAACTTGCGAGCTGGCGCTAAGACGAATAGAAGAGCAGAAGAAAGCTAATGGTGCTGAGAGTACAGTCGCTTCACCCTTTCTCTCAGTTGATCCAGCGCTGCCTGCAAAGCATGGACTTTCAGTAGATCAATTAAG GGATCTACTCCTCAATGAACAAGAGAGCATGTACGAACGTTATGCAGCTCTTTTTGCACTTAGGAATGATGGTGGAGATGCTGCTGTTTCTGCTATTGTTGCAGCTCTGAGCGTCAAAAGTGCTCTTCTACGTCACGAG GTTGCTTATGTGTTAGGTCAGCTGCAAAACAAAGCCGCTTCAGATGCACTTTCTACAGTCCTGAAGGATGTCTGTGAGCATCCAATGGTCAGGCATGAAGCTGCTGAAGCCCTTGGCTCAATTGCAG ACCAAGAAAGCATTGCGCTTTTGGAGGAGTTTGCAAAGGATCCTGAGCCCATTGTCTCGCAGAGCTGTGAAGTAGCTCTCAGTATGCTTGAGTATGAGAGATCGGGGAAGTCCTTTGAG TTTCTCTTCCTTCAGACTCCTCATGTGCAGTCCTAG
- the LOC8055324 gene encoding uncharacterized protein LOC8055324 codes for MASDDLFDGLPPPAAAPAGGGTGAASLSPPPPPPPAPAPAPAPKPALKSSLKRTKPSPSADATTSSPSAAAPESHVPEKRLRFRTTVDASETQVIEAMQKIASHIGNTSKFSKASKLALQLIEAGSVKPGTISHFFAILEAAMSSPGACNEPSVRADYHKLFDAAQGVTELFNQQQKNQFDIWVLHAVVANDLFTDDSFVFSKAVGKIKDAISALPVATVDDDNDEAAALAAASKTDSVTDNKTDHSAPAAASNSVADDSTHAAASEPGEESSDPFGLDGLLEHKLKKSERAREKAIAALNRKADEEEAKRFLKSQREALLKCLEIAARRYRIPWTQTAIDIFAKHAYDNVTRFTRQQRDAIVKLWNSIKEQQIRRKQGKSVSGKLDVNAFEYLQEKYSHEKISIRHSVGGGGERRATAWLG; via the exons ATGGCCTCCGACGACCTCTTCGACGGCCTGcctccgcccgccgccgccccggCCGGCGGCGGAACTGGCGCGGCCTCcctctctcctcctcctcctcctcctccggcgccagcgccggcaccggcaccgaAGCCCGCGCTTAAGAGCTCCCTCAAGCGGACCAAGCCCTCCCCCTCCGCCGACGCTACTACCTCTTCCCCATCGGCTGCCGCGCCCGAATCCCATG TTCCTGAGAAACGTCTTCGGTTCAGAACAACCGTTGATGCATCAGAAACACAAGTGATTGAGGCTATGCAAAAGATAGCTTCACACATAGGGAATACTTCAAAATTCAGCAAGGCATCAAAACTAGCTTTGCAACTTATTGAAGCTGGAAGCGTCAAGCCTGGAACAATCAGTCATTTCTTTGCTATACTAGAGGCTGCGATGTCTTCACCGGGAGCATGCAATGAGCCTTCTGTACGAGCAGACTACCACAAATTGTTTGATGCTGCTCAGGGTGTCACAGAG TTATTCAACCAACAGCAGAAAAATCAATTCGACATATGGGTGCTGCATGCTGTGGTGGCTAATGATCTTTTCACTGATGACAGTTTTGTG TTCTCAAAGGCTGTAGGAAAGATCAAAGATGCCATCTCAGCCCTGCCAGTGGCAACAGTGGATGATGACAATGATGAAGCTGCAGCTCTTGCTGCCGCAAGCAAAACTGACTCAGTGACGGACAATAAAACTGATCATAGCGCCCCAGCTGCAGCTTCTAACTCTGTGGCAGATGATAGCACACATGCTGCAGCCTCAGAGCCAGGAGAAGAATCTTCTGATCCTTTTGGTTTAGATGGTCTCCTTGAGCACAAGCTGAAGAAGTCTGAGAGAGCTAGAGAAAAGGCAATTGCAGCTCTGAACAGAAAAGCAGACGAGGAGGAAGCAAAAAGATTCCTCAAGTCGCAGCGGGAGGCCCTTCTGAAATGCCTGGAAATAGCTGCTCGGCGCTACAGAATCCCATG GACGCAAACCGCCATTGACATCTTTGCGAAGCACGCGTACGACAACGTGACCCGGTTCACACGGCAGCAGCGGGACGCGATTGTGAAGCTGTGGAACTCGATCAAGGAGCAGCAGATCCGGCGGAAGCAGGGCAAGTCGGTGAGCGGGAAGCTCGATGTGAACGCCTTCGAGTACCTCCAGGAGAAGTACTCCCATGAGAAGATCAGCATCCGGCATAGcgtcggcggtggcggcgagcGCCGGGCAACTGCGTGGCTCGGCTAG